One stretch of Candidatus Sulfotelmatobacter sp. DNA includes these proteins:
- a CDS encoding fatty acid desaturase, which produces MVHLGALCAFIPGTFRWSSVAVALGLYYATGAWGICLGYHRLLTHRSLRLPKVVEYATAVLGVLALQGGPIEWIATHRAHHAHTDKEGDPHDIHRGLLWSHFEWLFMPNDAMLSPAEQTRLAPDLAGDRVYRFLEKTYLLWQIVLGLVLFAFGGWSLVIWGVFVRCAVTYHITWLVNSAAHHNGYQSFRTGDESTNNWWVAILAWGEGWHNNHHAFPFSARHGLRWFEIDTTWWTIKVLAWLKIARDVKLPTPAMLQRLQLRSRRRQSA; this is translated from the coding sequence GTGGTACACCTCGGTGCACTGTGCGCCTTCATTCCCGGCACGTTCCGCTGGAGTTCGGTGGCGGTCGCACTCGGACTCTACTACGCGACCGGCGCCTGGGGCATCTGCCTGGGCTACCACCGGCTGCTGACGCATCGCAGCTTGCGCTTGCCGAAGGTCGTCGAGTATGCGACCGCGGTGCTGGGCGTGCTGGCGCTGCAAGGCGGCCCGATCGAATGGATCGCGACGCATCGCGCGCACCACGCGCACACCGACAAGGAAGGCGATCCGCACGACATTCATCGCGGCCTGCTGTGGAGCCATTTCGAGTGGCTCTTCATGCCGAACGACGCGATGCTCTCGCCGGCCGAACAAACGCGGCTCGCGCCGGATCTCGCCGGCGATCGCGTCTATCGTTTCCTCGAGAAAACATATCTGTTGTGGCAGATCGTCCTGGGTCTGGTGCTGTTCGCGTTCGGCGGCTGGTCGCTCGTGATCTGGGGTGTGTTCGTGCGCTGCGCGGTGACCTATCACATCACGTGGCTCGTCAACAGCGCCGCGCACCACAACGGCTACCAGAGCTTCCGCACGGGCGACGAGTCGACCAACAACTGGTGGGTCGCGATCCTGGCGTGGGGCGAGGGCTGGCACAACAACCACCACGCGTTCCCGTTCTCGGCACGCCACGGGCTGCGCTGGTTCGAGATCGACACCACCTGGTGGACGATCAAGGTGCTGGCCTGGCTGAAGATCGCCCGCGACGTCAAGCTGCCGACCCCGGCCATGCTGCAGCGCTTGCAGCTGCGGTCCCGCCGCCGCCAAAGCGCCTAA
- a CDS encoding amidohydrolase family protein — protein MIDVHVHLHPPRLYAAIRRWFAERSPWVIDHPTDPAVVAAALRDHGVDRFVFCSYAHKPGMAAELNAWLAATARELAGVGWALATVHPDDPDPTADARLALGAGCIGLKVHEDVQRVHLDDPRLAGSLAEVAAADGFVLVHVGHIPWSDQTDDGPARIARVLDAHPRLRVVVAHFGVPDSERYLAMASTEPRLFLDTTMVFAPESPMRRAFDARALERVATQIVLGTDYPNIPHAWDGDLRGLRALGLDPATLRAITGENARRLAPALA, from the coding sequence ATGATCGATGTCCACGTTCACCTGCATCCCCCGCGCCTCTACGCCGCGATCCGCCGATGGTTCGCCGAGCGCAGCCCGTGGGTCATCGATCACCCGACCGACCCGGCGGTCGTCGCGGCGGCGCTGCGCGATCACGGCGTGGATCGCTTCGTCTTCTGTTCGTACGCGCACAAGCCGGGCATGGCCGCCGAGCTCAATGCTTGGCTTGCGGCGACCGCACGCGAGCTGGCCGGCGTCGGCTGGGCACTGGCCACCGTCCACCCCGACGATCCCGACCCGACCGCGGACGCACGGCTGGCGCTCGGCGCGGGCTGCATCGGGCTCAAGGTCCACGAGGACGTGCAACGGGTGCACCTGGACGATCCGCGACTGGCCGGGTCGCTGGCGGAGGTTGCCGCGGCCGACGGCTTCGTCTTGGTGCACGTCGGCCACATCCCGTGGTCCGACCAGACCGACGACGGCCCGGCGCGGATCGCGCGCGTCCTGGACGCGCATCCGCGGTTGCGCGTCGTGGTCGCGCACTTCGGTGTCCCCGATTCCGAGCGTTATCTCGCGATGGCGTCGACCGAGCCGCGGCTGTTCCTGGACACGACGATGGTGTTCGCGCCGGAGTCCCCGATGCGCCGTGCCTTCGACGCCCGCGCGCTCGAACGGGTCGCGACGCAGATCGTGCTCGGCACCGACTATCCGAACATCCCGCACGCCTGGGACGGCGATCTGCGCGGGCTGCGCGCGCTCGGCCTCGATCCCGCGACGCTGCGCGCGATCACCGGCGAGAACGCGCGGCGGCTCGCGCCGGCGCTGGCCTAA
- a CDS encoding HD domain-containing phosphohydrolase: MIVDTGSQTGGDQRDRSLIGEVAVLLAADRTPRETFASLCELLTRVIDVSVCFIAVRSGAALRIEYVHDHGQTRPDPAIVIERGGRSWETLRSGRSQLFRTVEDWAAIARQPLNKAQPWTDDSVSAIFVPIQAGGDRIGVLSVQSTREYAYDENDVSLLEAIGRYLAIAIRNQRLFARLQRVAEVDPLTGLANHSTVLRTIDERLSALDGDALGIILLDITNFGRINDVYGSRVGDRVLDALAEQLASLADRDTVVGRFGGDDFVIVATRPDRAALARLVDDVGARTHDLSFRGHDDMIPILVNRGWVSAPDEGTTRSDLLALADLRLRLSLEHGGMAVGESVSPLVRFGNFGDVEPLVECALLRDPYTRMHLLHVNHIAHAWAPRLELGALYETFVRAALLHDIGKLLVPEQLLLKPARLEPHEYRTMQRHADYGRSILSDYPGFEDVARIIGQHHERWDGHGYPNGVAGERIDRLARAVSVIDAFSAMTIDRPYHRAISEREALLELERCAGSQFDAEMVRSFCALRRGETA, from the coding sequence GTGATCGTAGATACCGGCTCGCAGACCGGCGGCGACCAGCGCGACCGTTCCCTCATCGGTGAGGTCGCGGTGCTGCTCGCGGCCGATCGGACTCCACGCGAAACGTTCGCGTCTCTGTGCGAGCTGCTCACGCGCGTCATCGACGTGAGCGTCTGCTTCATCGCCGTGCGCAGCGGCGCGGCGCTGCGCATCGAGTACGTGCACGATCACGGCCAAACGCGACCCGACCCCGCCATCGTCATCGAGCGCGGCGGCCGATCGTGGGAGACGTTGCGCAGCGGGCGCTCGCAGCTCTTCCGCACCGTCGAGGACTGGGCGGCGATCGCGCGCCAGCCGCTCAACAAAGCCCAGCCGTGGACCGACGACAGCGTCTCGGCGATCTTCGTTCCGATCCAAGCCGGCGGCGACCGCATCGGGGTGCTCTCGGTGCAGAGCACTCGCGAGTACGCCTATGACGAGAACGACGTCTCGCTGCTCGAGGCGATCGGCCGCTACTTGGCGATCGCGATCCGCAATCAGCGCCTGTTCGCGCGCCTCCAGCGGGTCGCCGAGGTCGACCCGCTCACCGGGCTCGCCAACCATTCGACGGTGCTGCGCACGATCGACGAGCGGCTGAGCGCGCTCGACGGCGACGCGCTGGGCATCATCCTGCTCGACATCACCAACTTCGGGCGCATCAACGACGTCTACGGCTCGCGCGTCGGCGACCGCGTCCTCGACGCGCTGGCCGAGCAGTTGGCCTCGCTCGCCGATCGCGACACCGTCGTCGGCCGCTTCGGGGGCGATGACTTCGTCATCGTCGCGACGCGACCCGATCGTGCCGCGCTGGCACGACTCGTCGACGACGTCGGCGCGCGTACGCACGATCTCTCCTTCCGCGGCCACGACGACATGATCCCGATCCTGGTCAACCGCGGTTGGGTCAGCGCGCCCGACGAGGGAACGACGCGCTCCGACTTGCTCGCGCTGGCCGACCTGCGGCTGCGGTTGAGCTTGGAGCACGGCGGCATGGCGGTCGGCGAAAGCGTTTCGCCGCTGGTGCGCTTCGGCAACTTCGGCGACGTCGAGCCGCTGGTCGAGTGCGCGCTGCTGCGCGATCCGTACACGCGCATGCACCTCTTGCACGTCAATCACATCGCGCATGCCTGGGCGCCGCGCCTGGAGCTGGGCGCGCTGTACGAGACGTTCGTGCGCGCGGCGCTGCTGCACGACATCGGCAAGCTGCTCGTCCCCGAACAGTTGCTGCTCAAGCCCGCGCGGCTCGAACCGCACGAGTACCGCACGATGCAGCGCCACGCGGACTATGGCCGCTCCATCCTCAGCGACTACCCGGGATTCGAGGACGTCGCGCGCATCATCGGGCAGCACCACGAGCGCTGGGACGGGCACGGGTATCCCAACGGCGTCGCCGGCGAGCGCATCGACCGCTTGGCACGCGCCGTCAGCGTCATCGACGCGTTCTCGGCGATGACGATCGACCGGCCGTACCACCGCGCGATCTCCGAGCGCGAAGCGCTGCTCGAGCTCGAGCGCTGCGCGGGAAGCCAGTTCGACGCCGAGATGGTCCGCTCGTTCTGCGCGCTGCGGCGCGGCGAGACCGCTTAG
- a CDS encoding HdeD family acid-resistance protein: MIERVSSHWWLFLIRGLLALALGLAMPWFPLASLFAIAILFGAYAFVDGIVAIAAAIRMNHVDASWWWLLLEGVLGIAVGLITFFYPGLTIVSLAYLLGAWAIVTGILGIISAFRLHMALPSEILWIILGALSVVFGFIVFASPLYGALALVWMISIYAIFAGLVFLGLAFRLRGLTTGPSGTVRPTT; encoded by the coding sequence ATGATCGAACGGGTGAGTTCCCATTGGTGGCTGTTCCTCATTCGGGGACTGCTGGCGCTGGCGCTGGGGCTGGCCATGCCCTGGTTCCCGCTCGCGTCGCTGTTCGCGATCGCGATCTTGTTCGGCGCCTACGCCTTCGTGGACGGGATCGTCGCGATCGCAGCCGCGATCCGCATGAATCACGTCGACGCCTCGTGGTGGTGGCTGCTGCTCGAGGGCGTGCTCGGGATCGCGGTCGGGCTGATCACGTTCTTCTATCCCGGCCTGACGATCGTGTCGCTGGCGTACCTGCTGGGCGCCTGGGCCATCGTGACGGGTATCCTGGGGATCATCTCGGCCTTCCGGCTGCACATGGCGCTGCCGAGCGAAATCCTGTGGATCATCCTGGGCGCGCTCTCGGTCGTGTTCGGCTTCATCGTCTTCGCCTCGCCGCTCTACGGCGCGCTGGCACTCGTCTGGATGATCAGCATCTACGCGATCTTCGCGGGGCTGGTCTTCCTGGGGCTGGCCTTCCGCCTGCGGGGGCTCACGACCGGACCCAGCGGAACCGTCCGGCCGACGACGTAG
- a CDS encoding DUF3810 family protein: MTRAFALDALAVVLAALAVALPLPRGWVEHAYANGLFAAMNQFFVPLTNRVPFAVGDVELVLVALALVWGWVRGLRGAPAGRRRATAAALLAHTLGWAALGVCLFEVLWGWNYRRETVAARVAYDERRVTPAAVHAFSERIVGILNGEVAAAHRETLDQAKLRAAWAPIVARLGDRWDVVVSNPKTTIIQRYYEAAGIGGQYQPLSFETYLNSSFLPFEVPRALAHEWSHVAGFTDEGDANFIGTLACLRSDDPLIRYSGAFWTYGDLPEDERRRLHLDPRVVADFRASNARFLAGYMPQIFAVQWRFYDSYLRTNGVRGGVASYGYFLRLLVGTSLDADGLPVLRSPLL, from the coding sequence GTGACGCGCGCCTTCGCGCTCGACGCGCTGGCCGTCGTCTTGGCCGCGCTCGCCGTCGCGCTTCCGCTCCCGCGCGGATGGGTCGAGCACGCCTACGCCAACGGGCTGTTCGCGGCGATGAACCAGTTCTTCGTGCCGCTGACCAATCGGGTACCGTTCGCGGTCGGCGACGTCGAGCTGGTGCTGGTCGCCCTCGCCCTGGTTTGGGGCTGGGTGCGCGGGCTGCGCGGCGCACCGGCCGGCCGGCGTCGCGCGACCGCCGCCGCGCTGCTGGCGCACACGCTGGGCTGGGCCGCGTTGGGCGTGTGTCTGTTCGAAGTCTTGTGGGGCTGGAACTACCGGCGGGAGACCGTCGCCGCGCGGGTCGCGTACGACGAGCGGCGCGTGACGCCGGCCGCGGTGCATGCCTTCAGCGAACGGATCGTCGGCATCCTCAACGGCGAGGTCGCGGCCGCGCACCGCGAGACGCTCGACCAGGCGAAGCTGCGCGCCGCGTGGGCACCGATCGTCGCGCGCCTGGGCGACCGCTGGGACGTCGTCGTCTCCAACCCCAAAACGACGATCATCCAGCGCTACTACGAAGCGGCGGGGATCGGCGGCCAGTACCAGCCGCTCTCGTTCGAGACGTACCTGAACTCGTCGTTCTTGCCGTTCGAGGTGCCGCGCGCGCTGGCGCACGAGTGGTCGCACGTCGCCGGCTTCACCGACGAAGGCGACGCGAACTTCATCGGGACGCTGGCCTGCCTGCGCTCCGACGATCCGCTGATCCGGTACTCGGGCGCGTTCTGGACCTACGGCGATCTCCCCGAGGACGAACGCCGGCGGCTGCATCTCGACCCGCGGGTGGTGGCCGACTTCCGGGCCAGCAACGCGCGCTTCCTCGCCGGCTACATGCCGCAGATCTTCGCCGTCCAGTGGCGCTTCTACGATTCGTACCTGCGCACGAACGGGGTGCGCGGGGGCGTCGCGTCCTACGGGTACTTTCTGCGCCTGCTGGTTGGCACGTCCCTGGACGCGGACGGCCTGCCGGTGCTACGATCCCCCCTGCTATGA
- a CDS encoding GNAT family N-acetyltransferase, whose product MLEGGHGSAALDEIVLNRDFRGRVTGLAYFGMQLVIAADDDAAIDAIAVEARKHRALRSFVGPKDAVDGLWQRVRVWHAQPAIVRAEQPLYVLSPETLADEPDVDVRHAREDEALLIADHSGAMILGELGYDPRVNGGYTAGVRRAIAHGIWWVWIDAQGELRFQCNVGPRTRATAQIQGVWTPPDRRGHGYASLALAAIARRLFATEATLSLYVNDFNTAAIALYERLGFTRVGTFATYLFP is encoded by the coding sequence GTGCTCGAAGGCGGCCACGGCTCCGCCGCGCTCGACGAGATCGTGCTCAACCGCGACTTTCGCGGCCGCGTCACGGGCCTGGCATACTTCGGCATGCAGCTGGTGATCGCGGCGGACGACGACGCCGCCATCGACGCGATCGCCGTCGAGGCACGCAAGCACCGCGCGCTGCGCAGCTTCGTCGGGCCCAAGGACGCCGTCGACGGCCTCTGGCAGCGGGTGCGCGTCTGGCACGCGCAGCCGGCGATCGTGCGCGCCGAACAGCCGCTGTACGTGCTCTCGCCCGAGACGCTCGCCGACGAGCCCGACGTCGACGTGCGGCATGCGCGCGAGGACGAGGCGCTGCTGATCGCGGACCACAGCGGGGCGATGATCCTGGGCGAGCTCGGCTACGACCCGCGCGTGAACGGCGGCTACACGGCCGGCGTGCGGCGCGCGATCGCACACGGTATCTGGTGGGTGTGGATCGACGCGCAGGGGGAGTTGCGCTTCCAGTGCAACGTCGGGCCGCGCACCCGAGCCACCGCGCAGATTCAGGGCGTGTGGACGCCGCCCGACCGCCGCGGTCACGGCTACGCGTCGCTGGCGCTGGCCGCGATCGCACGCCGTCTGTTCGCCACGGAGGCCACGCTCTCGCTCTACGTCAACGATTTCAACACCGCGGCGATCGCGCTCTACGAACGACTCGGCTTCACCCGGGTCGGCACGTTCGCGACGTACTTGTTTCCGTGA
- a CDS encoding anti-sigma factor — protein sequence MDGTAREKMLELVALYALGVLPREDAALVAAFIANDDEARAEYLDLRAAADALALTADEPVDSARTARMKERLMARVRAGVPADGSIARRRFAPTPAWFVGAGLLTAAAVIFSLVTVTQDVSLRGDLAAAQRRATTLQTQMAQGERTSARTRDDLTQTLTDLVSPDARHYEVAQGTVVVRGQHIYFALSKLPALPRGHVYQAWTAAKGSAVMQPSITFTPNGSGVAVVALPVDAQKVGTVAVSVEPEGGSKAPTTTPTFVRPLT from the coding sequence ATGGACGGCACGGCGCGCGAGAAGATGCTCGAGCTGGTCGCGCTCTACGCGCTCGGCGTGCTGCCGCGCGAGGACGCGGCCCTGGTAGCGGCCTTCATCGCCAACGACGACGAAGCGCGAGCGGAGTACCTGGACCTGCGCGCCGCGGCCGACGCGCTCGCCTTGACCGCGGACGAACCGGTCGACTCGGCGCGCACGGCGCGCATGAAGGAACGCCTGATGGCGCGGGTGCGCGCCGGCGTCCCGGCCGACGGGTCGATCGCGCGGCGGCGGTTCGCTCCGACCCCGGCCTGGTTCGTAGGCGCCGGACTCCTGACCGCGGCGGCCGTGATCTTCTCGCTCGTGACCGTCACGCAAGACGTCTCGCTGCGCGGCGACCTGGCCGCGGCGCAGCGCCGCGCGACGACCCTGCAAACGCAGATGGCACAAGGCGAGCGCACCAGCGCGCGCACCCGCGACGATCTCACCCAGACGCTGACCGACCTGGTGTCGCCCGACGCGCGGCACTATGAGGTCGCACAGGGGACCGTCGTCGTGCGCGGCCAGCACATCTACTTCGCGCTCTCGAAGCTGCCGGCGCTGCCGCGTGGCCACGTCTACCAGGCCTGGACGGCGGCCAAGGGGTCGGCGGTGATGCAGCCCAGCATCACGTTCACTCCCAACGGCAGCGGCGTCGCGGTGGTCGCCCTGCCGGTCGACGCGCAGAAGGTCGGGACCGTGGCGGTCAGCGTCGAACCGGAGGGCGGGAGCAAGGCCCCGACCACGACTCCCACCTTCGTCCGTCCGCTCACCTGA
- a CDS encoding sigma-70 family RNA polymerase sigma factor, giving the protein MDPGVRLMERVRARDDAAFEALYDAYHRLVFGIGLRMLGDPTMAEDVTQTVFLKIWSAPDAFRGGSFVAWVSRVTRNRALDVLRSRSARPESEIPADLPLDGALEDDVFARLDAQRLRDALATLPADQRSLIEQGFFGGVTHSELAQRTDTPLGTVKTRIRTGLQRLRRALGEEVS; this is encoded by the coding sequence ATGGATCCGGGAGTCCGCTTGATGGAGCGGGTGCGCGCGCGCGACGACGCCGCGTTCGAAGCGCTCTATGATGCCTACCACCGGCTCGTGTTCGGCATCGGATTGCGCATGCTCGGCGATCCGACCATGGCGGAAGACGTCACGCAAACCGTGTTCTTGAAGATTTGGAGCGCGCCCGACGCGTTCCGCGGCGGCTCGTTCGTCGCATGGGTCTCGCGCGTCACGCGCAATCGCGCCCTCGACGTGCTGCGTTCGCGCTCGGCCCGTCCCGAGAGCGAGATTCCGGCCGATTTGCCGCTCGACGGCGCGCTCGAGGACGACGTGTTCGCGCGCCTGGACGCGCAGCGGCTGCGTGACGCGCTGGCCACGCTGCCGGCCGACCAGCGCAGCTTGATCGAGCAAGGTTTCTTCGGCGGCGTCACCCACAGTGAGCTGGCGCAGCGCACCGATACGCCGCTGGGCACGGTCAAGACGCGCATCCGCACGGGGCTGCAGCGCCTGCGGCGCGCGCTGGGCGAGGAGGTGTCGTGA